The following proteins are co-located in the Bosea sp. AS-1 genome:
- a CDS encoding formylglycine-generating enzyme family protein, translated as MASRGPAEATESAPIAAGSGDVSTILDIPGGRAEIGTDAPIFDSDGEGPRRFVPLPPFRLDETAVTNERFQRFVAASGHVSEAERYGWSFVFAGHLPKERKGSARVTGAEWWRKVEGACWHAPEGPGSDLAARTNHPVVHVSRRDALAFAAWAGGRLPSEVEWEHAARGGLTGATFPWGNREPDDVGFLPCNIWQGRFPQQDTGADGYRGTAPARDFAPNGYGLYQMCGNVWEWTADAFRVRSLKRAAQALNRAATREGRYLLKGGSFLCHKSYCFRYRIAARIGNTPDSSTSHTGFRVAYNVDS; from the coding sequence TTGGCAAGCCGCGGCCCTGCGGAGGCCACGGAGTCGGCGCCGATCGCGGCAGGTTCCGGAGACGTCTCGACCATCCTCGACATCCCGGGCGGACGAGCCGAGATCGGAACCGATGCGCCGATCTTTGACAGCGACGGCGAAGGGCCGCGGCGTTTCGTGCCGCTCCCGCCTTTCCGCCTCGACGAGACGGCCGTCACCAATGAACGTTTCCAGCGCTTCGTCGCAGCCAGCGGCCATGTCTCTGAGGCAGAACGCTATGGCTGGTCGTTCGTTTTCGCGGGCCATCTGCCCAAAGAAAGGAAAGGCAGTGCGCGCGTGACCGGCGCGGAATGGTGGCGCAAGGTCGAAGGTGCCTGCTGGCATGCTCCGGAAGGTCCGGGCTCGGACCTCGCCGCGCGGACGAACCACCCCGTCGTCCATGTCTCGCGCCGTGACGCCCTCGCCTTTGCTGCCTGGGCCGGTGGCCGGCTGCCTTCCGAAGTCGAATGGGAACATGCGGCGCGAGGCGGCCTGACCGGCGCGACGTTTCCCTGGGGCAATCGGGAGCCCGACGACGTCGGCTTCCTGCCCTGCAACATCTGGCAAGGCCGCTTTCCACAGCAGGATACCGGCGCCGACGGTTATCGCGGAACAGCGCCGGCGCGGGATTTCGCGCCGAACGGCTACGGCCTGTACCAGATGTGCGGCAATGTCTGGGAATGGACTGCAGATGCGTTCCGGGTCCGCTCGCTCAAGCGGGCGGCACAGGCGCTGAACAGGGCTGCTACCCGCGAAGGGCGATATCTGCTCAAGGGCGGCTCGTTCCTCTGCCACAAATCTTATTGCTTCCGATATCGTATCGCCGCTCGCATCGGCAACACACCAGACTCAAGCACGAGCCATACGGGGTTTCGCGTTGCCTACAACGTCGATTCGTAA
- a CDS encoding LacI family DNA-binding transcriptional regulator, whose translation MATILDVARAAGVSASSVSNFLNDRRDKMAPATRERIQAAIAELDYKPSQVALQLKTGKTATIGLLVPAVANPFFGAIAMAIQHAAQGRGYQVILCNTFRDPQRERQFAQDLMALGVRGIITGSSLLNPEHLSELVSRGLAIVAFEGDAAAAKPGIHVVTVDNLMATTLAVDHLVAQGHHRITYVTGPAQTAARVARLKGFRTAVERHGLSEEARVHEISLPQNQYGDDMIAELGVEAASVLAGQPQRPTALIAMNDLLAIGLAAGLRERGLSIPQDIAMVGIDDLFLARLMNPPMTSLRQPLSAMAEAAITCLLGSGETTATESLVFPPELIVRASTSRIPHLTVETLDSP comes from the coding sequence ATGGCGACGATCCTCGATGTGGCCCGCGCTGCCGGCGTGTCGGCCTCCAGCGTTTCCAACTTCCTGAACGACCGGCGCGATAAGATGGCCCCGGCGACGCGCGAGCGCATCCAGGCAGCGATCGCAGAGCTCGACTACAAGCCGAGCCAGGTCGCTCTCCAGTTGAAGACGGGCAAGACGGCGACGATCGGCCTACTCGTTCCGGCTGTTGCAAATCCCTTCTTCGGTGCGATCGCCATGGCGATACAGCATGCCGCTCAGGGGCGCGGCTATCAGGTCATCCTGTGCAACACCTTTCGCGATCCGCAGCGGGAACGGCAGTTTGCGCAGGACCTCATGGCGCTCGGCGTTCGCGGCATCATTACGGGTTCATCGTTGCTGAACCCCGAGCATCTATCGGAACTCGTCTCCAGGGGGCTGGCCATCGTCGCTTTCGAAGGCGATGCCGCTGCCGCGAAACCAGGCATCCACGTCGTCACGGTCGACAACCTCATGGCCACGACGCTGGCGGTCGATCATCTCGTTGCCCAAGGCCACCACCGCATCACCTATGTGACAGGCCCCGCGCAGACGGCGGCCCGCGTCGCGCGCCTGAAGGGCTTCCGCACTGCCGTCGAACGGCACGGTCTTAGCGAAGAGGCGCGCGTGCACGAGATCTCGCTGCCGCAGAACCAGTATGGCGACGACATGATCGCGGAGCTGGGAGTCGAGGCCGCCTCCGTCCTTGCGGGCCAGCCGCAGCGCCCGACGGCATTGATCGCGATGAACGACCTTTTGGCGATTGGTCTGGCAGCCGGACTGCGCGAGCGGGGCCTGTCCATCCCGCAGGACATCGCAATGGTTGGGATCGACGACCTGTTCCTGGCCCGGCTGATGAATCCTCCGATGACCAGCCTGCGGCAGCCGCTTTCAGCGATGGCGGAAGCAGCGATAACCTGCCTCTTGGGGAGTGGAGAGACAACCGCGACCGAGAGCCTTGTTTTCCCGCCCGAACTCATCGTTCGTGCATCGACGTCTCGGATCCCTCATCTCACGGTTGAGACACTGGATTCGCCGTAG
- a CDS encoding sugar ABC transporter substrate-binding protein: MAKKISRREMLHFGALIAAPAVLKMTGTPAAAQAGRLRISWWGGADRAKRTQAAIDAFKGLNAGLDIVPESVGWDAYWTKLATQVAGGNPPDIIQMDYRYLPEYARRGALRPLDDLVPSVIDPSDYVPSVIEAGKIDGKQYGIPMGMNSDVLLYDKTMLEKLGLPAPTPEMSWAEFTTLGENVTKKANKRGYFGAADPSVMEPELEYWVLTRGRTLYDASGKLGFTRDDAESWLALCAEMRAKGAIAPPELAATDKITIDSDLLTTGHAAITFTNSNQIVGYQAANKGKIGMAFHPKGDKPGEYLKPSMMLCVSATAADPKMAAALIDFMVLKPGGAKLLGVERGVSPSAKIRDLLAGDLDETGRIQVEHLSALSKRGPAPLPPAPPKGAAEVTALIRQAAEKAGFKQLTPKQAADQLVSEAERVLSKA; encoded by the coding sequence ATGGCGAAAAAGATATCGCGGCGCGAGATGCTGCACTTTGGGGCGTTGATCGCGGCGCCGGCCGTGCTGAAAATGACGGGAACGCCTGCCGCCGCTCAGGCCGGTCGCCTCAGGATTTCCTGGTGGGGCGGCGCCGATCGCGCCAAGCGGACGCAGGCCGCCATCGATGCCTTCAAAGGGCTGAATGCCGGGCTCGACATCGTGCCCGAGAGCGTCGGCTGGGACGCGTACTGGACCAAGCTCGCGACGCAGGTCGCCGGAGGCAATCCGCCCGACATCATTCAGATGGACTATCGCTACCTGCCCGAATACGCGCGGCGCGGCGCGCTGCGGCCGCTCGACGACCTCGTCCCCTCGGTGATCGACCCCAGCGACTACGTTCCATCGGTGATCGAGGCGGGCAAGATCGACGGCAAGCAGTATGGCATCCCCATGGGGATGAACAGCGACGTGCTGCTCTACGACAAGACCATGCTGGAGAAGCTCGGCCTGCCGGCACCGACACCGGAGATGAGCTGGGCCGAGTTCACGACGCTTGGCGAGAACGTCACCAAGAAAGCCAATAAGCGCGGCTATTTCGGCGCGGCCGATCCGAGCGTGATGGAGCCAGAGCTGGAATACTGGGTGCTGACGCGCGGTCGCACGCTCTATGACGCTTCCGGGAAGCTCGGCTTCACCCGCGACGATGCTGAATCCTGGCTGGCGCTCTGCGCCGAGATGCGCGCCAAGGGTGCGATCGCGCCGCCGGAGCTCGCCGCCACCGACAAGATCACCATCGACAGCGACCTGCTGACGACCGGCCATGCCGCGATCACCTTCACCAACAGCAACCAGATCGTCGGCTATCAGGCCGCGAACAAGGGCAAGATCGGGATGGCCTTCCATCCGAAGGGCGACAAGCCCGGCGAGTATCTCAAGCCCTCGATGATGCTGTGCGTCTCGGCGACTGCCGCCGACCCCAAGATGGCCGCCGCTTTGATCGACTTCATGGTGCTCAAACCCGGCGGCGCCAAGCTGCTCGGCGTCGAGCGCGGCGTGTCGCCCTCCGCGAAGATTCGCGATCTCCTGGCGGGTGATCTCGACGAGACTGGCCGCATTCAGGTCGAACATCTTTCTGCACTCTCAAAGCGTGGCCCCGCGCCGCTGCCGCCAGCGCCGCCGAAAGGCGCCGCCGAGGTCACGGCGCTGATCCGGCAGGCAGCCGAGAAAGCAGGCTTCAAGCAACTCACGCCCAAGCAGGCGGCCGATCAACTGGTCTCGGAAGCCGAGCGCGTCCTGTCCAAGGCCTGA
- a CDS encoding aminotransferase class V-fold PLP-dependent enzyme yields MKSGSFPSTLGAAIRHEWLLDPSKLTVNHGAYGATAKVVLTAQDEWRRRMEAQPSLFMRQTLPPALRAAADGLARFVGAEGRDLVFVDNATTGCNAVLRSLDFAPGDEILILSHAYGAVRNTVRYLADRHRLRIVEAKVAFPQPAADQIVAAVASALTGRTRIAVLDHITSSSAIVMPIARLVALCREAGVPVLVDGAHGPAHVDLDLTALDADWYVGNCHKWLMAPKGCAFLWSRRDRQTEIHPLTISHGFGRGYIEEFDWTGTRDPSAFLAVEAALAFHEALGGAALRERNRKLAERGATILASTLGTELGAGTELSGAMRLVRLPITGPASPDRALAARHQLEIRGCDAPVSALNGGLWLRLSAQAYNQEADYEQLALLLKAICHEELR; encoded by the coding sequence ATGAAATCCGGCTCCTTCCCATCGACACTCGGCGCCGCCATCCGCCACGAATGGCTTCTCGATCCGAGCAAGCTCACAGTCAATCACGGAGCCTATGGCGCGACAGCCAAGGTCGTCCTGACTGCCCAGGATGAATGGCGCCGTCGCATGGAGGCTCAACCCTCGCTGTTCATGCGCCAAACGCTGCCGCCGGCCCTACGTGCGGCCGCCGATGGCCTTGCTCGCTTCGTCGGGGCCGAGGGGCGCGATCTCGTCTTCGTCGACAATGCGACGACCGGCTGTAACGCCGTGCTGCGCTCGCTCGATTTCGCCCCGGGCGACGAAATCCTGATCCTGAGCCATGCCTATGGTGCGGTACGGAATACGGTCCGCTATCTCGCTGATCGACACAGGCTGAGGATCGTCGAGGCCAAAGTCGCATTTCCGCAGCCCGCTGCCGACCAGATCGTTGCGGCAGTTGCCAGCGCGCTGACGGGACGGACGCGCATCGCGGTGCTCGACCACATCACCTCGTCGAGCGCGATCGTCATGCCGATCGCCCGCCTCGTCGCTCTGTGCCGCGAGGCTGGCGTACCTGTGCTGGTCGATGGCGCGCATGGCCCGGCCCATGTCGATCTCGATCTGACGGCGCTCGATGCCGACTGGTATGTCGGCAACTGCCACAAATGGCTGATGGCCCCGAAGGGCTGCGCTTTTCTCTGGTCGCGGCGCGACCGCCAAACGGAAATCCATCCGTTGACGATCTCACACGGCTTTGGCCGCGGCTATATCGAGGAATTCGACTGGACGGGGACCCGTGATCCCAGCGCCTTCCTCGCCGTTGAGGCGGCTCTTGCCTTCCACGAGGCGCTCGGCGGAGCAGCCTTACGGGAGCGCAACAGAAAGCTCGCCGAACGAGGGGCCACCATCCTCGCCTCGACTCTGGGAACGGAGCTCGGTGCTGGAACCGAGCTTTCGGGTGCGATGCGGCTTGTCCGGCTTCCGATCACCGGTCCTGCGTCGCCAGACCGCGCTCTGGCAGCGAGACACCAGCTCGAAATCAGGGGATGCGACGCACCCGTATCGGCTTTGAATGGTGGACTCTGGCTGCGCCTGTCGGCTCAAGCGTATAACCAAGAAGCGGACTATGAGCAGCTAGCCCTGCTCCTCAAAGCCATATGTCACGAAGAACTGCGTTAA
- a CDS encoding FAD-binding monooxygenase translates to MQFHLNGFRAGDPNVSERPVGSETLPTFETLPAEVDVLIVGCGPAGLTLAAQLAAFPDIKTRIIDQKSGPLELGQADGIACRTIEMFHAFGFSERVLKESYWVNEVSFWKPDPERPENIVRHGRIQDVEDGLSEFPHVILNQARVHDFFLDVMRKAPTRLQPSYSRRLVDLQIGIGRAAEPGTSPHRATVQLERLDPGHEGEIEVVRAHYVVGCDGARSAVRKSLGRTLHGDSANQAWGVMDVLAVTDFPDVRLKALIQSAGEGSILIIPREGGYLIRIYVELDKLSQNERVANRNFGVEHLIAAAQRILHPYKFEVHEVAWWSVYEIGQRLCDKFDDVPAEEMGGRLPCVFIAGDACHTHSPKAGQGMNVSMQDSFNLGWKLAAVLQKRSGPELLHSYSSERQAIARELIDFDREWAKMLSAPLKSSASDSEGVDPKEVQAYFVRHGRYTAGTATRYAPSLLTGEPTHADLARGLPIGARFHSAPVVRLADAKPVQLGHVALADGRWRLFAFADRSDPAAPSSRLRGLCDFLATSPSSPVRRSRRAGDDVDAVIDLRAIVQQGHRDLKLETMPELLLPRKGRLGLRDYEKIFCPDLHAGQDIFDMRGIDRERGCLVIVRPDQYVAHVLPLDAHAALAAYFEGVLSDVQQGS, encoded by the coding sequence ATGCAGTTTCATCTGAATGGCTTTCGGGCCGGCGATCCGAACGTTTCCGAACGTCCGGTGGGCAGCGAGACGCTCCCGACCTTCGAGACCTTGCCGGCGGAGGTCGATGTCCTCATCGTCGGCTGCGGCCCGGCCGGCCTGACGCTGGCGGCGCAACTCGCTGCCTTCCCCGATATCAAGACGCGGATCATTGACCAGAAGAGCGGGCCCCTGGAACTCGGGCAGGCCGACGGCATCGCATGCCGGACGATCGAGATGTTCCATGCCTTCGGGTTTTCCGAGCGGGTTCTCAAGGAGAGCTACTGGGTCAACGAGGTTTCGTTCTGGAAGCCTGACCCGGAGCGGCCGGAGAACATCGTCCGCCATGGCCGGATTCAGGACGTCGAGGACGGGCTCTCCGAATTTCCCCATGTGATCCTGAACCAGGCGCGGGTGCATGACTTCTTCCTCGACGTCATGCGCAAGGCGCCGACACGGCTGCAGCCGAGCTATTCGCGGCGTCTGGTCGATCTGCAGATCGGTATCGGCCGCGCGGCCGAACCGGGCACGTCGCCGCACCGCGCAACCGTGCAACTCGAGCGCCTCGACCCCGGCCATGAGGGCGAGATCGAGGTCGTCCGGGCACACTACGTCGTCGGCTGCGATGGTGCCCGCAGCGCCGTGCGCAAATCGCTCGGACGGACGTTGCACGGCGATTCCGCCAACCAGGCCTGGGGTGTCATGGACGTGCTGGCCGTGACCGATTTCCCGGATGTGCGGTTGAAGGCGCTGATCCAATCGGCCGGCGAGGGTTCGATCCTGATCATCCCGCGCGAAGGCGGCTATCTGATCCGGATCTATGTCGAGCTCGACAAGCTCAGCCAGAATGAGCGGGTCGCGAACCGCAATTTTGGGGTCGAGCACCTCATAGCTGCGGCGCAACGCATCCTGCATCCCTACAAATTCGAGGTGCATGAGGTCGCCTGGTGGTCCGTCTATGAGATCGGACAGCGCCTTTGCGACAAGTTCGACGATGTACCAGCCGAAGAGATGGGCGGTCGCCTGCCTTGCGTCTTCATCGCTGGCGATGCCTGCCATACCCACAGCCCGAAAGCGGGGCAGGGCATGAACGTCTCGATGCAGGACAGCTTCAACCTGGGCTGGAAACTCGCCGCCGTGCTTCAGAAGCGCTCCGGGCCGGAGCTGCTGCACAGCTATTCGTCCGAAAGACAGGCGATCGCGCGCGAGCTGATCGACTTCGACCGCGAATGGGCCAAGATGCTCAGCGCGCCGTTGAAGTCATCGGCATCGGACAGCGAAGGTGTCGACCCGAAGGAAGTCCAGGCCTATTTCGTCAGGCACGGGCGCTATACTGCCGGGACGGCAACCCGCTACGCTCCGTCATTGCTCACTGGCGAGCCGACACATGCCGATCTCGCCCGGGGGCTGCCGATCGGCGCCCGCTTCCATTCCGCACCGGTGGTGCGTCTGGCCGATGCCAAGCCGGTCCAGCTCGGTCATGTTGCGCTGGCCGATGGCCGCTGGCGGCTCTTCGCTTTCGCGGATCGGAGTGATCCGGCGGCGCCGTCCTCGCGGTTGCGTGGGCTCTGTGATTTCCTGGCGACTTCGCCCTCGTCGCCGGTCCGGCGATCCCGGCGGGCCGGGGATGATGTCGATGCCGTCATAGACCTGCGCGCGATCGTCCAGCAGGGACATCGCGATCTCAAGCTGGAGACGATGCCGGAACTGCTTCTGCCTCGGAAGGGGCGCCTGGGCCTGCGCGACTACGAGAAGATATTCTGCCCCGACCTTCACGCAGGCCAGGATATCTTCGACATGCGCGGCATCGACCGCGAGCGCGGCTGCCTCGTGATCGTGCGACCAGACCAATACGTCGCCCACGTGCTGCCGCTCGATGCTCACGCGGCGCTGGCGGCCTATTTCGAAGGCGTCCTTTCGGATGTCCAGCAGGGGAGCTGA
- a CDS encoding class II aldolase/adducin family protein, whose protein sequence is MCASDHGEHHHPIAVEVADTAEASVSPSREMIEELVAANHILFDQGVVDAFGHISVRHDKLPDRFLLARNMAPSGVTAEDIVEFTLDGEAVNAAGRRVYLERFIHAEIFRRRPDVTAVVHSHSHSIVPLSVVKGVRLRAMFHMAGFVGQGAPVFEIREAGGDATDLLISNSHLGRSLAEHFDGHDIVLMRGHGSTVVGGSIKQAVYRAVYAELNARYQLQAMQLGEVTYLTEGESRSCVANIEAQVHRPWEMWLEQARTRRS, encoded by the coding sequence ATGTGCGCGTCAGATCACGGCGAACATCATCATCCAATTGCGGTGGAGGTCGCCGATACGGCCGAGGCCTCCGTTTCCCCGTCGCGGGAGATGATCGAGGAACTTGTCGCGGCCAATCACATCCTCTTCGACCAGGGGGTCGTCGACGCTTTCGGCCATATCAGCGTGCGCCACGACAAGCTCCCAGACCGTTTCCTGCTCGCTCGCAATATGGCGCCGAGCGGAGTCACGGCCGAGGATATCGTCGAATTTACGCTCGACGGCGAGGCCGTGAATGCCGCTGGCCGCAGGGTTTATCTCGAACGTTTCATCCATGCCGAGATCTTTCGCAGGCGGCCCGATGTGACGGCCGTGGTCCATAGCCACTCGCATTCCATCGTGCCGCTCAGCGTCGTAAAAGGGGTACGGCTGCGGGCGATGTTCCACATGGCCGGCTTCGTCGGGCAGGGTGCACCGGTTTTCGAGATCCGAGAGGCCGGCGGCGACGCGACTGATCTCCTGATCAGCAACAGCCATCTCGGCCGTTCCCTGGCCGAACATTTCGACGGCCACGACATCGTGCTGATGCGAGGGCACGGCTCGACGGTGGTGGGCGGCTCGATCAAGCAGGCGGTCTATCGCGCGGTCTATGCCGAGCTCAATGCACGCTACCAGTTGCAGGCGATGCAGCTCGGCGAGGTAACCTATCTTACCGAGGGCGAAAGCCGCTCCTGCGTTGCGAATATCGAAGCGCAGGTTCATCGCCCCTGGGAGATGTGGCTGGAGCAGGCTCGCACCCGGCGCAGCTGA
- a CDS encoding Gfo/Idh/MocA family oxidoreductase: MNEPLRLGVVGLGRAFMLMLPTLAHHPLVQLVAAADPREEARRQFESDFSRPDAPARSYDSVEALCADEGVEALYIASPHQFHVAHVRLAAAHGKHVLVEKPMALTIADCQAMIEAADAGGVHLLVGHSHSFDASYLRTAELIRSGRFGRARMITAANHTDFLYRPRRPEELDTAQGGGVVFSQGAHQVDIVRLLGGGLVSAVRAATGRFDPKRPTEGAYQAFLTFADGASATLTYSGYGRYDSDEQLGWIGELGQRRDPDNYGAARRGLAQVSTPEEEAALKNTRTYGVAKSAVVEPPVAAGHNHFGPITVCCEQADLRPLTEGVMVYADDRRWLEPLPAPTVPRAEVIDELHAAVRTGRAPLHSGAWGMATLEICLAILESARTGREVNLHHQVATA; this comes from the coding sequence ATGAATGAGCCGCTACGTCTGGGCGTCGTCGGACTGGGCCGCGCCTTCATGCTGATGCTGCCGACGCTGGCACATCATCCGCTCGTGCAACTCGTCGCCGCCGCCGATCCGCGCGAGGAAGCCCGCCGGCAATTCGAGAGCGACTTCTCGCGGCCGGACGCGCCGGCGCGCAGCTATGACAGCGTCGAGGCTCTCTGTGCCGATGAGGGCGTCGAGGCGCTCTACATCGCCTCGCCTCATCAGTTCCATGTCGCCCATGTCCGGCTTGCCGCGGCCCATGGCAAGCATGTCCTCGTCGAGAAACCGATGGCGCTGACCATCGCCGATTGCCAGGCGATGATCGAAGCGGCGGATGCCGGCGGCGTCCATCTTCTGGTCGGGCACAGCCATTCCTTCGATGCGTCTTATCTCAGGACGGCGGAGCTGATCCGTTCAGGCCGCTTCGGACGAGCCCGGATGATCACGGCGGCGAACCATACCGATTTCCTCTACCGGCCACGTCGCCCGGAAGAACTGGATACTGCGCAGGGCGGCGGCGTCGTGTTCAGCCAGGGAGCGCATCAGGTCGATATCGTCCGGTTGCTGGGCGGCGGGCTGGTCTCTGCCGTACGGGCTGCGACCGGGCGCTTCGATCCCAAACGCCCGACGGAGGGCGCCTATCAGGCGTTCCTCACCTTTGCCGACGGCGCCAGCGCGACTCTGACCTATAGCGGCTATGGCCGCTACGACAGCGACGAGCAGCTCGGCTGGATCGGTGAACTGGGCCAGCGACGCGATCCCGACAACTATGGTGCCGCGCGCCGCGGATTGGCGCAGGTCTCGACGCCGGAAGAGGAGGCGGCCCTCAAGAACACTCGTACCTATGGCGTAGCCAAGAGCGCCGTCGTCGAGCCGCCCGTCGCGGCCGGCCACAACCATTTCGGCCCGATCACGGTCTGCTGCGAACAGGCCGATCTTCGCCCCTTGACGGAAGGCGTCATGGTCTATGCCGACGACCGGCGCTGGCTGGAGCCGCTGCCGGCGCCGACCGTGCCGCGCGCCGAGGTGATCGACGAACTCCATGCCGCCGTAAGGACAGGGCGCGCGCCGCTGCATTCCGGCGCCTGGGGCATGGCGACCCTCGAAATTTGCCTCGCGATCCTCGAATCCGCGCGCACGGGACGCGAGGTCAACCTTCACCATCAGGTGGCAACGGCTTGA
- a CDS encoding PDR/VanB family oxidoreductase gives MTEEAATVRVTIADKQMIAQDICLFELRPLNGEPLAPFTPGAHLGITVPNGEMRKYSLCNDPDEADRYVIAVKKELGGRGGSVSLIDETQTGDEIAITPPRNDFALKPGPSSYILIAGGIGITPIRAMIKHLMATRAKPFKLYYFTRSPEMMAFRDEFMAPEFRGKVVIHHDGGDPDKAYDLWPVLEESKGAHLYCCGPRGLMEAVRDMTGHWSSAAVHFEDFGAAKARPEDNTPFTVVLAKSGERFEVPIDKSILEVLRGAGKILPSSCESGTCGTCRTRLVSGEPDHRDLALAEHERARNIMICVSRAKSAELVLDL, from the coding sequence ATGACCGAGGAAGCAGCCACCGTCCGGGTCACGATCGCGGACAAGCAGATGATCGCCCAGGACATCTGTCTGTTCGAGCTGCGCCCCCTGAACGGCGAGCCGTTGGCGCCGTTCACGCCTGGCGCGCATCTCGGTATCACCGTGCCCAACGGCGAGATGCGGAAATATTCGCTTTGCAACGACCCCGACGAGGCGGATCGCTATGTCATCGCCGTCAAGAAGGAGCTCGGCGGCCGCGGTGGCTCGGTCAGCCTGATTGACGAGACGCAGACCGGTGACGAGATCGCGATCACGCCGCCGCGTAACGACTTCGCGCTGAAGCCCGGCCCGTCGAGCTACATCCTCATCGCCGGCGGCATCGGTATCACGCCGATCCGGGCCATGATCAAGCATCTGATGGCGACGCGGGCGAAGCCGTTCAAGCTCTACTACTTCACCCGCAGCCCGGAGATGATGGCCTTCCGGGACGAGTTCATGGCGCCGGAATTCCGCGGCAAGGTGGTGATCCACCATGACGGCGGCGACCCGGACAAGGCCTATGATCTCTGGCCGGTGCTGGAAGAGTCGAAGGGAGCCCATCTCTACTGCTGCGGCCCGCGCGGCCTGATGGAGGCGGTGCGCGACATGACCGGGCACTGGTCCTCGGCCGCCGTGCATTTCGAGGACTTCGGCGCCGCTAAAGCTCGCCCTGAAGACAACACGCCCTTCACGGTCGTGCTGGCGAAGAGCGGCGAGCGCTTCGAGGTGCCGATCGACAAATCGATCCTGGAAGTGCTGCGGGGAGCCGGCAAGATCCTGCCGTCCTCTTGCGAGAGTGGCACTTGCGGGACCTGCCGGACGCGGCTCGTCTCCGGCGAGCCAGACCATCGCGACCTTGCGCTGGCCGAGCACGAACGGGCGCGCAACATCATGATCTGCGTGTCGCGCGCGAAATCCGCCGAACTCGTGCTCGATCTTTAG
- a CDS encoding Rieske 2Fe-2S domain-containing protein, giving the protein MLTHEENELLCRVEGDAPMGQLMRRHWVPALLSEQLVESDGAPVRVRLFGEDLVAFRDTDGRIGVLGEYCPHRKASLFFGRNEECGLRCLYHGWKFDVDGKVLEMVSEPAESGFAEKVQHKAYPTQEAGGFIWVYMGPKELMPEFEAPPWAPTPEAKVSIVKIDLPCNWAQIMEGQIDSAHSSSLHSSDMKPARVTTAGANATHWTRPSTDKNPRIQVQLTNYGFRYAAIRRPIVNAQTHDYVRLTVFVAPFAALIPPNASYNVATVIVPKDDVSSYFHFIAWGNDDCIDQESWRKFCVAQVGIDLDKTYKPMLRNKANNYLQDRKAMKLGDFTGVPGIPNQDIMMWESMGPIADRTSERLGASDIAIVQFRRVMIDAARKHAAGSEPIGLIEPHIPQAKLRSYQGIVPKSEDWRRLGASSEEVAVLDGMEQDETEAEMAAARG; this is encoded by the coding sequence ATGCTCACCCATGAGGAGAATGAACTGCTCTGCCGCGTCGAGGGCGACGCTCCGATGGGCCAGTTGATGCGGCGCCACTGGGTACCGGCGCTGCTTTCCGAGCAGCTTGTCGAGAGCGACGGCGCGCCTGTCCGCGTCCGGCTTTTCGGAGAGGACCTGGTCGCTTTTCGCGATACCGACGGTCGCATCGGCGTATTGGGCGAATACTGCCCGCACCGCAAAGCCTCGCTCTTCTTTGGCCGCAACGAGGAATGCGGCCTGCGCTGCCTCTATCATGGCTGGAAGTTCGACGTGGACGGCAAGGTGCTGGAGATGGTTTCAGAGCCGGCCGAGAGCGGCTTTGCCGAGAAGGTCCAGCACAAGGCCTATCCGACGCAGGAGGCCGGCGGCTTCATCTGGGTCTATATGGGGCCGAAGGAGTTGATGCCGGAGTTCGAAGCCCCGCCCTGGGCGCCGACGCCGGAGGCCAAGGTCTCGATCGTGAAGATCGACCTGCCCTGCAACTGGGCGCAGATCATGGAGGGGCAGATCGATTCCGCCCACTCCTCCAGCCTGCATTCATCAGACATGAAGCCGGCCCGCGTGACGACGGCGGGCGCCAATGCGACGCACTGGACGCGCCCCTCGACCGACAAGAACCCGCGCATCCAGGTCCAGCTGACGAATTACGGCTTCCGTTATGCCGCGATCCGCCGGCCCATCGTCAACGCCCAGACGCATGACTATGTCCGGCTGACGGTCTTCGTCGCGCCCTTCGCGGCACTGATCCCGCCAAACGCCTCCTATAACGTCGCGACCGTGATCGTGCCCAAGGACGACGTCTCGAGCTATTTTCATTTCATCGCCTGGGGCAATGACGACTGCATCGACCAGGAAAGCTGGCGCAAGTTCTGCGTGGCGCAGGTCGGCATCGATCTCGACAAGACCTACAAGCCCATGCTGCGCAATAAGGCGAACAACTACCTGCAGGACCGCAAGGCGATGAAGCTCGGGGATTTCACCGGTGTGCCGGGCATCCCCAATCAGGACATCATGATGTGGGAATCGATGGGGCCGATCGCCGATCGCACGAGCGAACGCCTCGGCGCCAGCGACATCGCCATCGTGCAGTTTCGCCGCGTGATGATCGATGCCGCGCGCAAGCACGCCGCCGGCAGCGAGCCGATCGGCCTGATCGAGCCGCATATCCCCCAGGCGAAGCTTCGCTCCTATCAGGGCATCGTGCCCAAGAGCGAGGACTGGCGCCGGCTCGGCGCTTCGAGCGAGGAGGTCGCGGTCCTCGACGGGATGGAGCAGGACGAGACCGAGGCCGAGATGGCTGCGGCCCGCGGGTAA